Within the Flavobacteriales bacterium genome, the region CCGTATCTTCATGAAGAAGCTAGTTGGTATTATGATGGTGTCAGGAATGGCATTGTTGGCTGCATGTGGAGGCCAAAGCGAAGAAGAAAAAGCAGCACAGGAACAGGCAAGGCTAGACTCGATCGCACAGGCCGAGCAAGCCAACCAGGAAGCCGAAATGGCCGCCGAACAACATCGCATTGATTCCCTGGCGCAGATCGCCGCGGATACCACCAAAGTGGACAGCACCGCTACTAACGGTACCAAGACCGAGTAACGACTTGAAAACTGATCATGAAAGGGTGGCCAGAAGGTCACCCTTTTTTTATGGATGTGCATGTGCACATCCTTTTTGATATTTTTGCTCCGGTGTCTTAAGTAAACCCTGCATGAAATTCGAACGAAGGAAATACAGCAACCGGCAGCTGACCGATTTGTACCGGGCACTGCTGACCCCAAGGCTGATCGAGGAGAAAATGCTGGTACTCCTGCGGCAGGGGAGAATCTCAAAGTGGTTCTCCGGGATCGGACAGGAAGCCATTTCCGTGGGCGCCACCCTGGCATTGGACGACGATGAGTTCATCCTGCCCATGCACCGCAACCTGGGCGTGTTCACCGGCCGCAATGTACCGCTCGAACGCCTGTTCGCCCAGTTCCAGGGCAAAGCATCCGGCTTTACCAAAGGCCGCGACCGCTCGTTCCATTTCGGTTCCATGGAACACCACATCATAGGGATGATCAGCCACCTCGGACCCCAGCTCGGTATTGCCGATGGCATAGCCCTGGCACATAAGCTGAACAAAGAACCAAAAGTAACCGCCGTGTTCACCGGCGACGGTGCCACCAGCGAAGGCGACTTTCACGAAGCACTGAACGTAGCCGCCGTATGGGACCTGCCCGTTTTGTTTGTGATCGAGAACAACGGGTACGGACTTTCAACTCCATCCCGCGAACAGTTCCGCTGTGAGTATATGATTGATAAAGCCAAAGGATACGGCATGGAGGCAGTGCAGATCGATGGCAACAACATCCTCGAAGTATATTATACCTTCCGGCAACTGGCCCGATCCGTCAGAAAGAACCCCCGCCCTGTTATGGTGGAATGCCTCACCTTTCGCATGCGCGGGCACGAAGAAGCTTCAGGTACCAAATATGTTCCCACCGAACTGATGGACCATTGGGCAAAAAAAGACCCCCTGGTCAATTACGAATCCTACCTGCTCGAAGAAGGTGTGATCACCAAACAGGAGCAACAACAGATTCGCGACGAGATTAAATCCGCGATTCAGGCCGCATTGGATATCGCCTTTGCCGAACCCGCTATTGAAGCCCATACTGCTGAGGAAGTCGCTGATGTATATCAAGACCATACACCGGTATTGCCATCTGTACCATCCGGTCAGGTCCGTGATTTACGTTTTGTAGATGCCGTGAGCGAAGGCCTCCGTCAATCCATGGAAACCTTCCCGAACCTGGTGATCATGGGGCAGGATGTGGCAGAGTACGGAGGTGTTTTTAAAGTCACCGAAGGCTTTACCGATGCATTCGGCCGCGACAGGGTGCGCAACACCCCGCTATGTGAAAGTGCCATCGTGGGTGCGGCACTCGGACTTTCCATGCATGGATACAAGGCCATAGTGGAAATGCAGTTTGCAGATTTTGTGACCTGTGGCTTCAACCAAATTGTGAACAACCTGGCCAAGCTCCATTACCGCTGGGGAAGGTTTGCCGATGTGGTGGTGCGCATGCCCACCGGGGCAGGCGTCTCCGCAGGCCCATTCCATTCCCAATCCAATGAAGCCTGGTTCACACATACACCCGGACTCAAAGTCGTGTACCCGGCCTTCCCCGAAGATGCCAAGGGGTTGCTCATAGCCGCCATCGAAGATCCGAACCCGGTGATGTTTTTTGAACACAAAGCCCTCTACAGAAGTGTAACGGGGCCGGTGCATGATGACTGCTTCGCCATGGAACTCGGCAAGGCCAGGTGTGTGAGGGAAGGAGAAGATATCACCATTGTTACCTACGGTTTCGGGGTGCACTGGGCCCTCGAAGTGCTCGACCGCCACCCGGAAATATCCGCCGACCTGATTGATCTGAGAACCCTGGTGCCTCTGGATACGGATACCCTTCTTGAAAGCGTAAGGAAAACCGGAAAGGCCATCGTGTTGCATGAAGATACGCTGACCGGCGGGTTTGGTGGCGAAATAGCATCCCTGATCACCGAGCGTGCATTTGAATCGCTGGATGGCCCGGTTGTGCGCTGCGGGTCGTTGGATACCCCGATACCCTTTACATCTTCCCTGGAAACGAACTTTCTTCCTATGGAAAGATTTGAATCGAAGTTGCTGGAGCTTTGGTCATACTGACCGCAAAAGACATGTGAAAAATAACCTATCTTGTTGGGGATGATCCTGAAGAAGCCGGGTAAGAAGGAAGAAGCATTGTGGATTGGTTTCTACATGCTGCCATTCGTAGCATTGATCGCTCCGAACAACCGGTCTGTTCCTTTCGGTCTTCTGCTGGGCACGTTGAGCGGCCTGCTGGCGATTCTGGTTTTCCTGCTTGTCAGGCGCCACAAGAGGTGGGTGCGTTGGGTCACCCAGGCGGGCTGCATCCTGCTGGCGGTTGCGGTGAATTCCATCTACCAGAAAGAGGTTGTTTACAGGTTGAACAACAGGCTGGACGAGAAATACTACCGGAGCGGACAAATCAGGTCAAGGGTTCGCATAGTGGATGGACAGCGGCAGGGTGTATGGATGTCATGGCACGAGAACGGGTTCCTGGAAGAAAGGGGATATTTTATTCACGATCAACCGGCGGGCAAATGGCTGTATTACTTTGACAACGGACGCCGGGAACAGGAAGGAGTGTATGTAAACGGTGTAAAAACAGGCATCTGGCGATGGTGGTACCAGAATGGCGGATTCAGGGCCCGCATGCACTACCTGAACGACAAGCTGTACGGAAGCTGGGTGTATTGGCACGAGAACGGCAACATCGCTGAGTTCGGCGACTTCAGGAACAACTATGAGTTGGGTAAATGGCTCTACCAGGACGAGCAGAAAGACATCGGAAGGATCCGGTGGTTTAACAAAGGCAAATTAACAGATGAGCTTATCTTCAGACAATAGGTGGGTGGCGCACCGCGGACAAATCACACCGCTCGCGTCCTGTTTGATACCGGTCAACGACCTTGCCATCATGCGTGGCTACGGTATGTTCGATTATTTCAGAACCTATAACGGGCATCCGTTTCATATGCCCGATCATCTCAACCGCTTCGAGCATTCTGCGGCGCAGCTTGGATTGTCTACCACCATGCCCCGTGAAGAACTGCAGGCAACCATCGAACAACTGCTGAAAGCACAACCTCTTCGGGATGCGGGCATACGTCTGCTGCTCACAGGCGGGTATTCTGCAGACAGCATGACATCTGAGTCTCCCAACCTGTTCGTGTTGTCGGAGCCGCTGCCGGTATTTAACTCCCAACAGTTTGCCGAAGGTGTACACCTGATGCTTTCGGCATTCGACCGGGAACTTCCCCAGGTGAAAACCATCAACTACCTGCAAAGCATCCGCCTGC harbors:
- a CDS encoding dehydrogenase encodes the protein MKFERRKYSNRQLTDLYRALLTPRLIEEKMLVLLRQGRISKWFSGIGQEAISVGATLALDDDEFILPMHRNLGVFTGRNVPLERLFAQFQGKASGFTKGRDRSFHFGSMEHHIIGMISHLGPQLGIADGIALAHKLNKEPKVTAVFTGDGATSEGDFHEALNVAAVWDLPVLFVIENNGYGLSTPSREQFRCEYMIDKAKGYGMEAVQIDGNNILEVYYTFRQLARSVRKNPRPVMVECLTFRMRGHEEASGTKYVPTELMDHWAKKDPLVNYESYLLEEGVITKQEQQQIRDEIKSAIQAALDIAFAEPAIEAHTAEEVADVYQDHTPVLPSVPSGQVRDLRFVDAVSEGLRQSMETFPNLVIMGQDVAEYGGVFKVTEGFTDAFGRDRVRNTPLCESAIVGAALGLSMHGYKAIVEMQFADFVTCGFNQIVNNLAKLHYRWGRFADVVVRMPTGAGVSAGPFHSQSNEAWFTHTPGLKVVYPAFPEDAKGLLIAAIEDPNPVMFFEHKALYRSVTGPVHDDCFAMELGKARCVREGEDITIVTYGFGVHWALEVLDRHPEISADLIDLRTLVPLDTDTLLESVRKTGKAIVLHEDTLTGGFGGEIASLITERAFESLDGPVVRCGSLDTPIPFTSSLETNFLPMERFESKLLELWSY
- a CDS encoding toxin-antitoxin system YwqK family antitoxin, with amino-acid sequence MILKKPGKKEEALWIGFYMLPFVALIAPNNRSVPFGLLLGTLSGLLAILVFLLVRRHKRWVRWVTQAGCILLAVAVNSIYQKEVVYRLNNRLDEKYYRSGQIRSRVRIVDGQRQGVWMSWHENGFLEERGYFIHDQPAGKWLYYFDNGRREQEGVYVNGVKTGIWRWWYQNGGFRARMHYLNDKLYGSWVYWHENGNIAEFGDFRNNYELGKWLYQDEQKDIGRIRWFNKGKLTDELIFRQ
- a CDS encoding aminotransferase class IV, which translates into the protein MSLSSDNRWVAHRGQITPLASCLIPVNDLAIMRGYGMFDYFRTYNGHPFHMPDHLNRFEHSAAQLGLSTTMPREELQATIEQLLKAQPLRDAGIRLLLTGGYSADSMTSESPNLFVLSEPLPVFNSQQFAEGVHLMLSAFDRELPQVKTINYLQSIRLLPERKKNNQYEVLYHGKSGVTEASRSNFFLVKNGTVRTTGENVLLGITRKVVLGLAGKLGIPVVQERVEVDALYDADEAFLTGTNTKVMPVVKVGEQTIGNGQPGEVTRALMDAFNAYTEQWGTIRP